Sequence from the Sphingomonas koreensis genome:
CGCGTCGACACCAATGCCAGCGCGCGCTTCGATACCGGGCCGCTCGACCATTATCTGATGCTCGGGGTCGATTATGGCCGGCGCCAGGCCAGCGACGTCAATCTCTACGACACCAGCCGCCCCTATGAGCTCGATCTGTTCGACCCGGTCTACGGCACCGTCTCAGGCCACAACCCGGCGGTGCCTGCGACCACTTATGCCGCCGTCACCCGCCAGCGCGGCATCTATGTCCAGGATCATATCAAGCTTGGCGACGCCCTCGCGATCACGCTGGGCGGCCGCTGGGATCTCGCGATCAGCCGCACCACCAGCAACGGCGTTCAGGGGCAGGCGGTGCGCGACACCGCGTTCAGCCCGCGCGCGGGCGCGACGCTCAGGCTCGCGGACTGGGTCTCGGCCTATGTGAACTATGCCAAATCCTTCAACCCGCAGGGCAGCTACCGTTCGGCCGACGGCACGCCGCTGCCGCCCGAGAACGGCGTCAATTACGAAGGCGGCCTCAAATTCGCGCGCGCCGACGGCAGCCTGACCGGCATGCTGACGCTGTTCGAACTGACCCGAACCAATGTCGCCACCGCCGATGCCGTCCTGCCCAACGTCTATGTGATCACGGGCGAGCAGCGCACCCGCGGGCTCGAGGTCGAGGGCGCGTGGCGCCCGGCACCGGGCGTCGAGCTGACCGGCGCCTATACCCATCTCAACGCCGTGGTCACCGCCGACAACCGGCTGCGCGTCGGGTCGCGCCTCGGCTCGATCCCGCGCGACATCGTCAATCTCTGGGGCCGCTACACGATCCAGACCGGCCCGCTCGCCAATCTCGGCGCGGGGCTCGGGCTGCATCATGAGAGCAACCGCATGGCCAGCACCGCCTCGACGGTGCCGGGGGCGACCGCGCCCTTCCTGCTCGGTGCCTATACGCTGATCGATGCCGCGCTCTACTACCGCCTGGGCGACTGGTCGCTTCAGGCCAATGTCCGCAACCTGTTCGACGAACGCTATTTCCCCACCGGCTCGCTCACCCGCACCACGCCGGGGGAACCGCGCAGCTTCACCATCAGGCTGAGTCGGCGGTTCTAAGGCGGCAGAGGATTCGCGCCCCGAGCGCCCTGCGGACCCGCACGGACGACAGAATCCGCATCACTGTTCGCGGAAAAATTCGCGCGGACTGTCGATTCTCGCGCGGTATGTTCGTCGTGATCGGGAATGCATTGCGGAAAGGACAAGCTGTGACTCATGCCAATCGCGACCCGAAGGTCGATGCCTATATCGCGGCAGCGCCGCCGTTCGCGCAGCCGATCCTGCGCCACCTGCGCGATGCGATGCACGCCGAATGCCCGGATGTGGTGGAAGCGATCAAATGGGGCATCCCGCATTTCGACTATCATGGCGAGATGATGTGCGTGATGGCCGCCTATCCCCGGCACTGCGCCTTCACCTTCCTCAAACAGGCGATCATGCGCGATCCCCGGCTTCGGGCGAATCCGGCGCTCAAGGCGAACAAGCGCTATCTCGGTGCGATCGTCTCGCTCGACGACCTGCCCGATGCGGCCGAGCTTGCCGGCTTCATCCGCGAGGCAATGCGCCTCAACGAGGATGGGGTGAAGCTGCCCGAGCGGGCGCCAAAGCCCGCTGCCGATCTCGCCATGCCCGACGCATTCCGCGAACGGCTTGACGCCGATCCGGCGGCGAAGGCTGTGTTCGAGGGCAAGCCGCCCTCATTCCGCAAGGAGTATCTGGCGTGGATCGCCGACGCCAAGACCGACGCCACGCGCGACAAGCGCATCGCCGAGGCCATGGAATGGATCGCGCAAGGCAAGGGCCGCTTCTGGAAATATCAGAAATAGCGCGGCTCGGCCCGTCTTGCTCGAACGGGCGGGTGCGCTCTGCACAAGGCTAGGGCAGCGCCTTGCGCCCCCACACATTTCCGGCAGGGGAATAGCGGCACACCAGATAATCGTCGCGCCGGTTGCTCGCGAGCGCGCAGCCGACGCGGGTCGTGCCGTTCCACACGATCTGGCTGTAATGGCCGGTATCGCCGAATTTGCCCGTGCGGCTGACATTGGGCACGGGCCCGTTCACGAAGTCGCGCCGCTCGTCGATCCAGTGCTGCGCCATCTCCTCGTAGCGATAGGCGCCGCGGGTGCCCGTCCACAGATTCTCGCCTTGCGCCGCCGGGCCGCGCGGCTGCTTCGAATGTTCGAACACGCTGCGGCGGGCGAGTTCCTTGGCATAGCTCTCAGCAGCCTTCGCCAGTGCCGGATCCCAGCTCAGCGGCGGCATCCGCACATCGGCGCGCGCGTCATTGTGCAGGTCCAACATCGTCTCGCGCAGCCGGTCGTGCCCGCGCGGCGCATTCTCCTCGAACCGGCGCGGCTCGATGACGCGGTCGGGGGCGTCCTGCGGTGCGGCCGAGCATCCCGCGAGCAACAGCAACGGCAGCAGCATCTTTCGCAAACCTCCGTTCGGGCGCATAGCGCGCCGCAAATGAACGCTTCCCGACCGCAGCCGCCCCTGGCCCTCTACGTCCACTGGCCGTTCTGCGTCTCCAAATGCCCGTACTGCGATTTCAACAGCCATGTCCGCGACGTGGTGGACCAGGATGCGTGGCGCAAGGCGCTGCTCGCCGATCTCGCGCATGAGGCGGCAGTGCTGCCCGGCCGCCGGCTCGGCTCGATCTTCTTCGGCGGCGGCACGCCCTCGCTGATGCCGCCCGCGACGGTCGCGGCGGTGATCGACGCCGCCACCGCCGCCTGGGCGCCCGTCGGCGATGTCGAGATCACGCTGGAGGCCAATCCCTCCTCGGTCGAAGCGGCGCGCTTCGCCGATCTCGCCGCCGCCGGGGTCAACCGCGTCTCGCTCGGGCTTCAGGCGCTCGACGATATGGCGCTCGACTTTCTCGGCCGCGCGCACGGCGTCGAGGAGGGGCTGGCCGCGCTCGCCACGGCGCAGCGTCATTTCGGCCGGGTGAGCTTCGATCTCATCTATGCCCGCCCCGGCCAGAGCGTCGCTTCGTGGGAAGCCGAACTCGCACGCGCGCTGACCTTCGGCACCGAGCATCTCTCACTCTATCAGCTGACGATCGAACCGGGCACGCGCTTCGCCACGCTTGCCGCGAAAGGTAAGCTGACCATCCCCGGTGAGGATGATGCTGCCGATCTGTGGGAGGTCACCCAGTCGCTCACCACCGCCGCCGGCCTGCCGCGCTACGAGGTGTCGAACCACGCCCGCCCGGGGGCGGAGAGCCGCCACAATCTCGCTTACTGGCGCTACACCGACTATGCCGGGATCGGCCCCGGCGCGCATGGCCGCCGCGGCGGCCTCGCCACGC
This genomic interval carries:
- a CDS encoding YdeI/OmpD-associated family protein, which codes for MTHANRDPKVDAYIAAAPPFAQPILRHLRDAMHAECPDVVEAIKWGIPHFDYHGEMMCVMAAYPRHCAFTFLKQAIMRDPRLRANPALKANKRYLGAIVSLDDLPDAAELAGFIREAMRLNEDGVKLPERAPKPAADLAMPDAFRERLDADPAAKAVFEGKPPSFRKEYLAWIADAKTDATRDKRIAEAMEWIAQGKGRFWKYQK
- a CDS encoding TonB-dependent siderophore receptor; its protein translation is MKTIWLASATLASMFMSGGAALADETPSRTRGSATAAEDAQSAQSADTVTITGHLEEAPVAAKADIPLLESSQAISSVAAELIEVQGLRRVGDVLFNVAGVSRSNNYGFFDGFNIRGFNATNATYLDGLLDDTGYGTSEMSILERVEVVKGPASGLFGQGPISGIVNLVSKRPQADAFLDIGVAGGAYAFKEVTLDANAPLNTSGTLLARLAAVYRDQDFFVDYSGQRRLLIAPALTWKPAPQTTLTLLARYLDDHINPWSPTTAYGTALPNPNGEVRRKLSINDGVYPAVQDNDYWSLGYVFDHKFGDAIAVHQSLRYQDFHNSWDNWLFITGISADRRRVTRAFYGPYDQHGTYFRVDTNASARFDTGPLDHYLMLGVDYGRRQASDVNLYDTSRPYELDLFDPVYGTVSGHNPAVPATTYAAVTRQRGIYVQDHIKLGDALAITLGGRWDLAISRTTSNGVQGQAVRDTAFSPRAGATLRLADWVSAYVNYAKSFNPQGSYRSADGTPLPPENGVNYEGGLKFARADGSLTGMLTLFELTRTNVATADAVLPNVYVITGEQRTRGLEVEGAWRPAPGVELTGAYTHLNAVVTADNRLRVGSRLGSIPRDIVNLWGRYTIQTGPLANLGAGLGLHHESNRMASTASTVPGATAPFLLGAYTLIDAALYYRLGDWSLQANVRNLFDERYFPTGSLTRTTPGEPRSFTIRLSRRF
- the hemW gene encoding radical SAM family heme chaperone HemW yields the protein MNASRPQPPLALYVHWPFCVSKCPYCDFNSHVRDVVDQDAWRKALLADLAHEAAVLPGRRLGSIFFGGGTPSLMPPATVAAVIDAATAAWAPVGDVEITLEANPSSVEAARFADLAAAGVNRVSLGLQALDDMALDFLGRAHGVEEGLAALATAQRHFGRVSFDLIYARPGQSVASWEAELARALTFGTEHLSLYQLTIEPGTRFATLAAKGKLTIPGEDDAADLWEVTQSLTTAAGLPRYEVSNHARPGAESRHNLAYWRYTDYAGIGPGAHGRRGGLATLRHKKPENWIAAVGRNGSGLQEETPLSDREVAMERLVMGLRTTEGIDLADIPEGMLDMAKVADRNFGRYVLLSGNRLAVTDAGMPVLEALLREIVRD
- a CDS encoding CAP family protein produces the protein MLLPLLLLAGCSAAPQDAPDRVIEPRRFEENAPRGHDRLRETMLDLHNDARADVRMPPLSWDPALAKAAESYAKELARRSVFEHSKQPRGPAAQGENLWTGTRGAYRYEEMAQHWIDERRDFVNGPVPNVSRTGKFGDTGHYSQIVWNGTTRVGCALASNRRDDYLVCRYSPAGNVWGRKALP